From Nocardia sp. NBC_00416:
GGCCGCCCCAGTGCCAACGTGGTGTGGGGTTCGCATATGGCGGTGCTGGGTGGGGATTCCATGATGCTCACGAGTGTGCGCATGCTGGCCGAACTCGGCCGGCGGGAAGTTCTCGCGGGGGCGATCGCGGGTGAGCAGATGTGTGCGGGCATGGTGATCGAGGCCGCCGACCTGTACGTGACCTCCCGCAGCGAGCAGTCCTACCTGGACGCGATCGACGGTAAGACAGCGGCGGTGTTGTCGCTGGCCTGCCGGGTGGGCGCGATGCAGGCCGGCCGCGCCGAGGCAGCGGAAGAGGCGTTGGCCCTGTTCGGCCGGCATTTCGGAATGGCCTACCAGCTGTACGACGACATCCTCGATCTGACCTCGACCGCCGCGGAAATGGGCAAACCCGTCAACGCGGATCTGCCCGAGGGCATCTACACACTTCCGGTGATCCGCGCGGCCGCCCGCGACGGGAACCTCGTGCGACTGCTCCGCCGGGCGATGACGCGGGCGCAGGCCGCGCAAGCCCACGAGCTCGTTCTCGCCTCCGGCGCCGTGGACGAAGCCAGAACGACAGCCGCCGAATTCATGGACCGGGCTGCCGGCCGGCTTGCCGCTGTGCCGGTGGACCCACGCGTGCGCGACGCAATGATGGCCTACGCCCGGTCCATCCTCGACCGGCGAACACCGGGGCCGGCGGCGGCATCGCATGCACCGCAGCCACCCCGGGCCCGCGGTGCGGGACTCCCGCCGCACATCGCGCAATGGTTGCGGAACTGGCTGGTGGACACCGGACTCGCCCTTACCTCCGCCGAGGCCGACTACCACCGGTGGACCGGCGCGATCCAGCTCCCGGCGCAGACCTTGACCCCGGCCGCGAGCCCGGCACGCGAACAGACGACCTACAGCATGGCCGTACTGACCCTCATTTTGGACGACCTCTTCGAAGACCCGCAGCTGACGGACCCGGCGGCCGTCACGGCGCTGCGCCGCGGCATGGTGGCGATGGTCCGCCGGGACCCCGCGGACCCCGCACTGCCCGGCGCGATCCCCACGGCCTGGGCGAGTCTGTGGCCGCGGCTGCGCGAGGGCCGGACCGCCCGTTGGCAGGAGCGATTCCTCGGCGGCCTCGAGGACTGGTTCGAAGCGGCCGAACGCGAAGCGCACCATCGCATCGACGGCTACATCCCGGGCACGGCCGACTACCTGCCGTTGCGGATCGCGACCAGTGGAATCGAGATCGCCCTCGCCTGCATGGAGGTGTACGAGGACGGGGAACTGCCGTCGAAACTGCGCAACCACCCGGTGATCCGGCGCTTCGAGGAACTCGCCTTCTGGGTGACGTTCGTGGAGAACGACCTGGTGGGGCTGGATCAGGACGATGCAGATCAGGTCCCCTACAACTTGGTGCGGGCGGTACGGCACGAAACCGGCGTCACCCGCCAGGAAGCCGTCGAGCAGGTGCAGCGTCAGGTGGCGGAGCATCGTGCCCAGCTCGAGGCGGTGATCCGCTACATCCCCGGGCTCATCCGCGTGCTTCCCGGCCTGCCGGGCAAGCGGAAGCACTACACGCAGATGTACGCGAACATCACGAATGTGGCGCTGTGGGGACGGGAGAGCGATCGGTACGAGCCGACCGCCGCGGCCACCGCGCCGGACCTGGAACGCTTGCGCCGTGAGGTCTACTACCGGGCCGACGAACCGGTTCCGAGCGCGCTGTAAGCCCCACCGGCCGATAGTCCCGCCCGATCCACCGTGGTGGCCGGGCGGGACGCACCCCGCAGTGTTTCCTCTACTGCCCGGGCTTCGTCGTTCCCCGGAGACGGGACCCGAGGGTGCGCGGTCCGGCGATACCGATCCAGGGCTTCGGCCGCAGCGAGGAGCGGGTGCGCAGATGGAAAGCGACCAGTCCGACGAGGGCGCTCGCACCGAACCAGGCCAGTTGCACAGCGAAGCCCGCCAACGGCGTGACATCGGAGAAACCGGCCGCGGCCGAAGCCTGCATCGCCCCGTAGGAGGGCAGCCAGCGCACGAGATCGCTGTCCGCCCCGGCGCTGGCGATCGGGTTCTGCACGGCCATATCGAGGCAGCTGATCATCGCGATGGCGAACATGCCCTCCACCTCGCGGCGCAGCAGCGCGCCGAGGGCGACGCCCAGCGCGCCATAGGTCATCGCCGCGCCGAACAGCGCCGCGGCGAGCAGAACCGGCTGCCGGGGCGACCAGTGGCAGCAGATGATCGCGGTGGCGTACGCACAGACCACCACCGAGGCCGCCACCAGACAGGCGATCTTCGCCATACCCAGCGCGACCCGGGGATACCCCGCCATCGACAGTCGCCGGTCGAATGCTCCACTGCTGAAAGTCGCCGCGAACATCATGAACCCGATGATCAGCGAGACCACCATCAGGGCGGCACTGAGCTGCGCGAGCTCATTGCCGTTGGCGCGCAACACGAGACCGCTGTCCCGGAGCCGGAACGGTACCTCGATATCGGTGACGGCCACCCGCGCCAGCGTGATCAGTACGGGAACGAAGACGGCCACCAACAGCATGGCGAACCGGTTACGTGCGTGCTCGACGAGGCCGAAGCGGGTGGCGATCAGGAACAGTCGAACACCGTTTCTCATCCAGCCTTCTCTTGTCTGTCTCGGAGGACCCCCTCGTGCAACCGCCAGACCTGATCCAGCCGGTCGGTGTCGTGGGCCAGATGCGAGACGATCAGCACCGATCGGCCGGTGTCACGGAACTCGGTGACCAGATCCCAGAAACGCAGATACGTCTCCCAGTCGAAACCCTGATAGGGCTCGTCGAGCAGCAGAACCTGCGGGTCGTGCATCACCGCCAACGTCAGGTTGAGCTTCTGCCGGGTGCCGCCGCTCAAGGTCGCGACCCGCTCACCGGCATACTCGGTGAACCGGAGGATCTCCATGGTCTCCTCGGCCCGGCGCAGATCCGGAACGGAATAGGCCGCGGCGAAGAAGTCCAGGTGCTGGCGGACCGTGAAGGCGTCGTTCAGGATCACCTGTTGCGGGCAGTAACCGAACCGCCCACGGTGCCGGATGGTGCCCCGGTTCGGTCGCAGCGCTCCGGAAAGGACCTTCAACAGCGTCGACTTCCCCACCCCGTTCTCCCCGACGATGCCCACCAGCGTCCCCACGGGCAGCGTGATGTCGACGCCACGCAGCACCGACCGCCTGCCGTACGAGTGGTGGATGTTCTCCACTTCCATCATCGCTCCCTATGTCTGCCGCCGATGCAGTGGACCGAGATCGGTTCGAATGCTACCAACCAGCGACGAAACCCTGTGCCACCAAGTCTGATTCGCAGGCCGAATACGCTCGCGGACGGCACATCCGCGCAGCAGCCGTCTCCGGTCGGTCACGGTGGCGACACTAGTAGGCTCGAGCGGGGCTTCCGGGAAGCAGAGGAAAGCGGTTGCCGGAACCACGACAAGGCGCGCCTGGGTGCCGACGAGGACGGCCCGCACTCCGCACCGGAATACGGGCCGCCGTCGGACCCGACCTCAGAGTTCTCCTCGGCACACCGCGTCAGTGAAGGCGTCCCAGTCCTCCGGAGCGAAGGCCAGAGCCGGGCCGGTGGGGTTCTTGGAATCACGGACGCCGACCATGTCTCGCTCCACGTGCGCCACTTCGACGCACTCCTGGCTCCCCGAGCTATAGCTGCTCTTGAACCACTGTGCCCCCGATAAATCGACCGTCACCGAACCCACTCCTCTGCAATCTCCTGGATGAGTTCATGACTACCGTTCTCATCCAGCGCGACACGCCGGATGTCAGCATACGCATCGCGGTATTCGTCGTACTCGGCCTTCTTGTCCAGATACAGAGCACCGGTGAAGCCCTGTATATAGACGACCGGTGGGTCCGTAAGCTTCGCCGTCGGGTGGCGTGGAAACTCGAGAATCACGAAATTCCCTGTCACGACTCCCTTGTGCCTGCGCGCGGCCAACGGGACCACCCGAACTTCTACGTTCGGCATCCTGTCCACGACGAGGAGATGCTCCAACTGCGTGGCCATGATGTCGGGCGATCCAATTCTGCGCCGCAGCACGGACTCGTCCACCATCACGTTCAGCGCCAGCGGATGCTTCCTGCTGTGCAACCGATCGAGTCTGCGCGTGTGCAACTCGAGGCGCAGTTCCACCTCACTCGTCGCCATCCCGGGAAACTCGGCCCAGATCACCTCACGCCGGTAGTCGACGGTTTGGAGCAGTCCGGGCAACAGCATCGTGTGGTAGGAGTTGAAACTCCGCGCCGCGTCCTCCAGACCCATGTAGAGGTCGAAGTGTTTGGGAATGGCGGCACCGAAGGCATGCCACCACCCCTTGGCCTGCGACTCTTCCGTCAGTCCCAACAGGACCGCCGCGTCCTCGTCGTTCAGTCGATACATCTCGGCCAGGTGACTGATGAACAACGGGTTGATCCGGGTCGGCTGCCCGGTCTCCATTCGCCAGAACGTCTGTTTCGATACGCCGATCGCTCGGCGCGCGGCCTCCGCCGAGATACCGGCTTCCTCGCGCTTCTCTCGGAGTATGCGAGCAAGGATGCGGCGCGGGAGGGTCGAGTTGGGTGCGGTCGAACTCTCGGTCATCGGCTGCTCCAGGTGGATTGACTGACGAGGCGGTTCGTACTGGAACCAATTCTGCCTTCGTCCAGGAACTTTCACCCTCTTTTGACGAAAAATCGTCTAGGAACGTTCCCCAATGGGCGGTCTCGGTGGTCAACTGAATCCGCGCCAGGCAATGAATCGGCGTTACTGACGAACTGGATCGAGCACTGCGCACTACCCCGTTTCGGTTACCAGCCTCTGTCCCCATTCAAAAGCATCGAGGTACCACGCCATGCGTCCCGAGCTTCCTCCCTTGCCCACCCGTGAACCGTCCAACCGTGCCATGGCCGCCGCATTGCGCCTCTGGCACGCGGAAATATCTTGGGTCACCGATGATCCGGCGACCCTGCGCCAACTCGCCGACGGACTGCGCACACTTTCCGATGCGTGCCCCGCCGACGACTGCCGTTCCCGGGATCCGGTCCGCGGATACGCCCACGCCCGCCAGTTGATGGCAGCCCATGCCGACCACGGCTGCCCCCGCTACAGCACAGCAGCCGAGTACACGACGGGAACCCGCCCATGAACGAACCGGCAACCCGCATTCCGTTCGGCGACACCCCGCCCACCCGCTGCGCCTTCTACCGCCGCGTCTGCGACCTCCCCGCGCATATCGACCCTCCCGAACTCGGCCGCATCGTCGTCCGCGCCGAACATATCGCCGCACTCGTCATGCCGTCCGCACTCGGCCATGCCGTCCACGCCGACCTCCGGCGCTGCCACCGCCACGACGCAGTCCCTGCCATCGGACCCGTCCTCGCCCATCCCCGTTCCGGCCGCTGGACCTTCCTCATCCGCCCCGACCTCCCCGACGACACAGCCCTGTTCACCGAGATGTTCCGCCTCGACATCTCCATCGCTCGCCCCGGAGCCACCCTCGCCCTCCCGTCCCCCACCGACCGCGGTGAACACTTCCGCCGTTGGCTCCACCTACCGCACAACCCGTTCCGACCCTCCGGGCTCACCGTCCTCGACTCCCTCCGCGCCTGCACCGCCCGCACCGGCTGGTTGCGCACCCCCGCCACCGGACCCCGCCCATGACCTCACCACGCCCCCACGAACCCGACCTCCACCTCAGCATCCACCTCCACGACCTCCGCCTCGACTACGCGGCCTGCCACACCGCCGCCCATCACTTCCTCCACGAATGGCGCACCCGCCACCATCCCGACGCCGCCACCATCCTCCCGGGCCACCCCATCGGACTCCCCCGTCTCCCCAACGAGCGCCTCTACCTCCACCACTGAGCGACCGCACCGGGAGCGGGGTGCGAATCCGGATACTCGACACCGAAACACGCCCGCAAGGGTTGTGAAATATCGGATCATTACTCTCACGCTGTCCAGATGTCGCGTATCTACCCAACGGAGATGAAATCCGGACGGGCAGCATCGTTGCGGGGAGTAATAAAATGAGTATCACCGAACCCGACGAGCTCGAGCCCGGGATCGACCACGAATACCTCGGCAAGCGGACGCTGCGTGCCGGAACAGCGGGCTGGGTCCTACTGGCCGGGCTGGGCGTCAGCTACGTGATCAGCGGTGACTACTCCGGATGGAACTTCGGCCTGGCAGAGGGCGGCTTCGGCGGCCTGGCCGTCGCCACCGTCGTGATCGCGGCCATGTACGGCGCGATGGTGCTGAGCATGGCCGAGATGTCCGCCGCCCTGCCGACAGCGGGTGGCGGTTACACGTTCGCTCGCCGGGCTCTGGGCCCGTGGGGCGGGTTCGCGACCGGCACAGCGGTGCTGATCGAATACTCGATCGCACCCGCCGCGATCGCCACATTCATCGGCGCATACGTCGAATCCCTGGGATTGTTCGGCATCGTGGACGGATGGTGGGTCTATCTCGCCGTCTACGCACTCTTCGTGGGCGTCCATCTCGCCGGCGTGGGTGAAGCGCTGAAGGCGATGTTCGTCATCACGGCGATCGCCCTCGTCGGTCTGGTGATCTTCGCGGTCGCGAGCATCGGCAGCTTCTCCTGGTCGAACCTGACCGATATCGCCCCCGACCCGGATGCCCTGGGTGCGAGCGAGTTCCTGCCGTTCGGCTACCTCGGGATCTGGTCGGCGGTCCCCTTCGCGATCTGGTTCTTCCTCGCCGTGGAGGGGGTACCGCTCGCCGCGGAGGAGGCGCGGGATCCCGCGCGCAATGTGCCGCGAGGCATCATCGCGGCCATGACTGTCCTCGTGGTAACGGGCGCGGTTGTGCTGGTGCTGGTTCCGGGGGCCGGCGGTGCGGCGGCGATGCAGGAGTCCGGCAATCCGCTCGTCGAAGCACTGGGCTCGGGCACGGCGGCGACGGTGGTGAACTACATCGGCTTGGCGGGTCTGGTCGCCAGCTTCTTCTCCATCATCTTCGCCTACTCACGCCAGCTGTTCGCGTTGTCGCGCGCGGGCTACCTGCCGCGCGGACTCTCGATCACCCACGCGCGCAAGGTTCCCACGCTCGCGTTGATCGTGCCCGGTGTCATCGGGTTCGTGCTGTCGATCTTCGGCAACGGCGCGACACTGCTCAATATGGCTGTGTTCGGTGCGGCGCTGAGTTACGTGCTCATGATGGTCAGTCATATCGTGCTGCGGATCCGGGAACCGGGTATGGAGCGGCCGTACCGGACGCCCGGTGGTCTCGTCACAGCCCTCTTCGCGCTGGTGATCGCCGTCCTGTCGGTGATCGCGACCTTCTTGGTGGACTCACTCGCGGCGTTCGGCTGTCTGGTCGTGTTTCTGCTGTTCATGCTGTATTTCGCCCTCTACAGCAGGACGCGGCTGGTCTCCAGTTCTCCCGACGAAGAGTTCGCCGCGCTCGCTGCCGCGGAGGACGAACTCCGCTGACCCGCCGGTTTCTCCGATACGAGTCGCATCGGCGCCGGATACCTCGCGGTGGTCGCCGTTTTCCCGCACCGCTCTCCTGCCGATCGTGTCCAGGGCAGCGCGGAAGGAGGTCTGGCACGATCGAGTCCATCGCCTCAGTTGCCCGGCGCCAGGACGGCAACTGCGTCACGACGAGAGGACCGGGCCGAGATCGTGGAAATGGACAACGGGATCAGCGAAGACAGTGCACACGACCGCAGGGCCGAGATAGTCGAGGTCTTCGCCGACGCCTTCGGCGAGATGATCGCCGCCGACCCGGACGCCTTCCGCAAGAAGTTCCGCAAAATGGCGGATAACCCGTTCGCCTTCTACCGCGGGTCCGCCTGCCTGTTCTACAACGATATGGCCGCCACCGAGGATCGGTGGGCCGATGAGCGCACCAGCAGGATCTGGATCCAGGCCGACCTGCATGCCGAGAATTTCGGCACCTACATGGATTCCGCCGGCCAATTCGTTTTCGACGTCAACGATTTCGACGAGGCGTATCTCGGTGCGTTCACCTGGGATATCAAGCGCTTCTGCGCCAGTGTGGCGCTGCTGGCCCGCCGCAAGGCCGTCTCCGATGCCGATATCGAGGTATTGACAGCGACCTATGTCCGCTCGTATGTGCGGATGGTGCGCGCCTTTCACGACGGCAGTCAGAACGAGCAGGACTTCAAATTGCATCTGCGGAACACCACCGGTCCCGTGCACGATGTGTTGCTGGATGCCCGGATGAACACCCGCACCGCCCTGCTGGCGAGCACCACGATGGTCGAGAACTACGAACGCCGGTTCCGGCCGGGCAAGGATGTCCGGAGTGTGGGCGAAGAGGAGCGCGCGTCGGTGCTGGAGGCCTTCACCCGATACCTCGAGACGATCCCTGAGCACAAGCGATTCCGGAGCATCACCTACCAGGTG
This genomic window contains:
- a CDS encoding polyprenyl synthetase family protein, whose translation is MPRGIDSAVFPHLEADLDRVRDVLGPVRLEGRPELTALTDEGPGTSRRLVRPTLALLSYYLLTDPATPADDRVVRAAAAVELLHLGSLYHDDVVDHAYERRGRPSANVVWGSHMAVLGGDSMMLTSVRMLAELGRREVLAGAIAGEQMCAGMVIEAADLYVTSRSEQSYLDAIDGKTAAVLSLACRVGAMQAGRAEAAEEALALFGRHFGMAYQLYDDILDLTSTAAEMGKPVNADLPEGIYTLPVIRAAARDGNLVRLLRRAMTRAQAAQAHELVLASGAVDEARTTAAEFMDRAAGRLAAVPVDPRVRDAMMAYARSILDRRTPGPAAASHAPQPPRARGAGLPPHIAQWLRNWLVDTGLALTSAEADYHRWTGAIQLPAQTLTPAASPAREQTTYSMAVLTLILDDLFEDPQLTDPAAVTALRRGMVAMVRRDPADPALPGAIPTAWASLWPRLREGRTARWQERFLGGLEDWFEAAEREAHHRIDGYIPGTADYLPLRIATSGIEIALACMEVYEDGELPSKLRNHPVIRRFEELAFWVTFVENDLVGLDQDDADQVPYNLVRAVRHETGVTRQEAVEQVQRQVAEHRAQLEAVIRYIPGLIRVLPGLPGKRKHYTQMYANITNVALWGRESDRYEPTAAATAPDLERLRREVYYRADEPVPSAL
- a CDS encoding ABC transporter ATP-binding protein: MMEVENIHHSYGRRSVLRGVDITLPVGTLVGIVGENGVGKSTLLKVLSGALRPNRGTIRHRGRFGYCPQQVILNDAFTVRQHLDFFAAAYSVPDLRRAEETMEILRFTEYAGERVATLSGGTRQKLNLTLAVMHDPQVLLLDEPYQGFDWETYLRFWDLVTEFRDTGRSVLIVSHLAHDTDRLDQVWRLHEGVLRDRQEKAG
- a CDS encoding DUF397 domain-containing protein, coding for MTVDLSGAQWFKSSYSSGSQECVEVAHVERDMVGVRDSKNPTGPALAFAPEDWDAFTDAVCRGEL
- a CDS encoding helix-turn-helix domain-containing protein, whose amino-acid sequence is MKVPGRRQNWFQYEPPRQSIHLEQPMTESSTAPNSTLPRRILARILREKREEAGISAEAARRAIGVSKQTFWRMETGQPTRINPLFISHLAEMYRLNDEDAAVLLGLTEESQAKGWWHAFGAAIPKHFDLYMGLEDAARSFNSYHTMLLPGLLQTVDYRREVIWAEFPGMATSEVELRLELHTRRLDRLHSRKHPLALNVMVDESVLRRRIGSPDIMATQLEHLLVVDRMPNVEVRVVPLAARRHKGVVTGNFVILEFPRHPTAKLTDPPVVYIQGFTGALYLDKKAEYDEYRDAYADIRRVALDENGSHELIQEIAEEWVR
- a CDS encoding DNA-directed RNA polymerase subunit beta, with translation MNEPATRIPFGDTPPTRCAFYRRVCDLPAHIDPPELGRIVVRAEHIAALVMPSALGHAVHADLRRCHRHDAVPAIGPVLAHPRSGRWTFLIRPDLPDDTALFTEMFRLDISIARPGATLALPSPTDRGEHFRRWLHLPHNPFRPSGLTVLDSLRACTARTGWLRTPATGPRP
- the eat gene encoding ethanolamine permease; its protein translation is MSITEPDELEPGIDHEYLGKRTLRAGTAGWVLLAGLGVSYVISGDYSGWNFGLAEGGFGGLAVATVVIAAMYGAMVLSMAEMSAALPTAGGGYTFARRALGPWGGFATGTAVLIEYSIAPAAIATFIGAYVESLGLFGIVDGWWVYLAVYALFVGVHLAGVGEALKAMFVITAIALVGLVIFAVASIGSFSWSNLTDIAPDPDALGASEFLPFGYLGIWSAVPFAIWFFLAVEGVPLAAEEARDPARNVPRGIIAAMTVLVVTGAVVLVLVPGAGGAAAMQESGNPLVEALGSGTAATVVNYIGLAGLVASFFSIIFAYSRQLFALSRAGYLPRGLSITHARKVPTLALIVPGVIGFVLSIFGNGATLLNMAVFGAALSYVLMMVSHIVLRIREPGMERPYRTPGGLVTALFALVIAVLSVIATFLVDSLAAFGCLVVFLLFMLYFALYSRTRLVSSSPDEEFAALAAAEDELR
- a CDS encoding DUF2252 domain-containing protein; the encoded protein is MDNGISEDSAHDRRAEIVEVFADAFGEMIAADPDAFRKKFRKMADNPFAFYRGSACLFYNDMAATEDRWADERTSRIWIQADLHAENFGTYMDSAGQFVFDVNDFDEAYLGAFTWDIKRFCASVALLARRKAVSDADIEVLTATYVRSYVRMVRAFHDGSQNEQDFKLHLRNTTGPVHDVLLDARMNTRTALLASTTMVENYERRFRPGKDVRSVGEEERASVLEAFTRYLETIPEHKRFRSITYQVKDIVGRKGFGIGSAGLPAYNILVEGQTEALENDVILSMKQGNIAAPSRIVRDDRIRDYFQHHGHRTAVSQRALQAHADPWLGYTELGGDGYIVSELSPYVNDLDWSDLTEPAEMRPVIEYLGQATAGMHCVSDADSDQTLVDFQSEEAIIAAIGSDEDEFVRDMVDFGQSYAHRTRADHELFVDAFRNGEIPGLERSSPIH